One Vitis vinifera cultivar Pinot Noir 40024 chromosome 8, ASM3070453v1 genomic window carries:
- the LOC100241769 gene encoding DNA gyrase subunit B, chloroplastic/mitochondrial isoform X3 — protein MPTINMIWMLSLALLSSFDMIPTELHPVTKKSSLETVLTVLHAGGKFGGASSGYSVSGGLHGVGLSVVNALSEALEVTVWRDGMEYQQKYSRGKPVTSLTHRVLPTESTDLQGTHIRFWPDKEVFTTEIQFDYNTIAGRIRELAFLNPELAITLRKEDKDPEKNQYNEYCYAGGLVEYVRWLNTDKKPVHDVVGFRKVADGISIDVALQWCSDAYSDTMLGYANSIRTIDGGTHIDGMKASLTRTLNNLGKKSKIIKEKDITLSGEHVREGLTCVISVKVPNPEFEGQTKTRLGNPEVRKVVDQTVQEFLTEYLELHPDVLDLILSKSLNALKAALAAKRARELVRQKSVLKSSSLPGKLADCSSTNPEESEIFIVEGDSAGGSAKQGRDRRFQAILPLRGKILNIERKDEAAMYKSEEIQNLILGLGLGVKGEDFKKEALRYHKIIILTDADVDGAHIRTLLLTFFFRYQRALFDEGCIYVGVPPLFKVERGKQVHYCYDDAELKQLQHSLPPNASYSIQRFKGLGEMMPVQLWETTMDPERRLLKQLVVEDAAEANVVFSSLMGARVRKTFGLLFCYLSVLIYMYILCR, from the exons GTCTTACATGCAGGTGGCAAATTTGGTGGTGCCAGCAGTGGTTATAGTGTATCTGGTGGACTACATGGTGTGGGCTTATCTGTTGTTAATGCCTTGTCAGAG GCATTAGAAGTTACTGTCTGGCGTGACGGAATGGAATACCAGCAGAAATATTCCCGTGGAAAGCCTGTAACATCTCTAACGCATCGCGTGCTTCCAACTGAATCAACTGATCTACAGGGGACACACATCAGGTTTTGGCCTGATAAAGAAG TATTCACTACTGAAATTCAGTTTGACTACAACACAATAGCTGGACGAATTAGGGAGCTCGCTTTTCTAAACCCTGAG CTTGCAATCACTCTTAGGAAAGAGGATAAAGATCCAGAGAAGAATCAATATAATGAATACTGCTATGCTGGAGGATTAGTTGAGTATGTGAGATGGTTAAATACTGATAAG AAACCAGTTCATGATGTGGTTGGTTTCAGAAAAGTAGCAGATGGAATATCAATTGATGTAGCTCTTCAATG GTGCTCAGATGCATATTCAGATACTATGCTGGGATATGCTAATAGCATACGCACAATTGATGGGGGTACTCATATCGATGGTATGAAGGCTTCTTTGACAAGAACTCTCAATAACCTTGGGAAGAAGTCGAAGATTATTAAG GAGAAGGATATTACTTTAAGTGGCGAACATGTAAGAGAGGGATTAACATGTGTTATCTCAGTAAAAGTTCCAAATCCAGAATTTGAAGGACAGACGAAG ACAAGGTTAGGAAATCCAGAGGTGCGCAAAGTGGTTGATCAGACTGTTCAAGAGTTTCTTACTGAGTACTTGGAGTTGCATCCGGATGTTCTTGATTtgattctttccaaatctcTAAATGCTCTCAAG GCAGCTCTGGCGGCAAAGAGAGCAAGGGAATTGGTTAGACAAAAGAGTGTCTTGAAATCATCATCCCTTCCAGGCAAGCTAGCTGATTGCTCATCCACAAATCCTGAAGAATCTG AAATATTTATTGTTGAAGGAGATTCAGCTGGTGGAAGTGCAAAACAAGGTCGTGATAGGCGCTTTCAG GCTATTCTCCCTCTGAGGGGTAAAATTTTGAACATTGAAAGAAAGGATGAAGCAGCAATGTACAAGAGTGAAGagattcaaaatctaattcttGGTCTGGGACTTGGAGTAAAG GGGGAGGATTTTAAAAAGGAAGCTCTCCGTTATCATAAAATCATCATCTTAACAGATGCTGATGTGGATGGTGCTCATATCCGAACTCTGCTGTTGacttttttctttagatatcaG AGAGCTTTATTTGATGAAGGCTGTATTTATGTTGGTGTTCCACCCCTTTTCAAG GTTGAGAGGGGAAAACAAGTACATTATTGCTATGATGATGCGGAACTTAAACAACTTCAGCATTCCTTACCTCCAAATGCATCATACAGCATTCAGAGGTTCAAAG GCTTGGGGGAGATGATGCCTGTACAACTTTGGGAAACAACAATGGATCCCGAGAGAAGGCTGCTGAAGCAATTGGTTGTTGAGGATGCTGCAGAAGCAAATGTTGTCTTCTCCTCACTGATGGGTGCTCGGGTAAGAAAAACATTTGGCCTTTTATTTTGTTACTTATCTGTtctcatatatatgtatatattatgtAGATAG